The following are encoded together in the Nocardioides sp. Arc9.136 genome:
- the rpmB gene encoding 50S ribosomal protein L28: MAAVCDICAKKPGFGNNRPWSRKITKRRFDPNIQRVRATVNGTPKRLNVCTGCLKAGKVTR, from the coding sequence GTGGCTGCCGTCTGCGACATCTGCGCCAAGAAGCCTGGCTTCGGCAACAACCGGCCGTGGTCGCGCAAGATCACGAAGCGTCGTTTCGACCCCAACATCCAGCGGGTTCGTGCGACCGTCAACGGTACGCCCAAGCGGCTCAACGTCTGCACCGGCTGCCTCAAGGCCGGCAAGGTCACTCGCTGA
- a CDS encoding DAK2 domain-containing protein, whose translation MEQVPGHGAISLAVVLRFVDIAVEALAEAREEVDALNVYPVPDGDTGTNMWLTVSAARDALREATGGGDPDADLGPALAALARGALLGARGNSGVIFSEMLGAIARRLASGRGGERNAAVMADALRHASDAAYAAVGEPVEGTMLTVGRAAAEAAGERAAQPGARARDVFAAAAEAARTALARTPEQLAVLRDAGVVDAGGRGLSVVLDAAETVLTGRRPVPVTAPLGSHLIPQPAMVQHELSPDGPSYEVMYLLEADDEHIPPLRRSLGALGDSLVVVGGEGLWNVHVHVDDVGAAIEAGIEAGRPHRVRVTHFAEQVAEARRRTPARAGRKVVAVAAGPGLARLFEEAGAVVVHGGPGRRPSTGELLEAITSCGASEVVVLPNDHDSVRVAQVAASTAEGDAQGGLRVAVIPTPAQVSGLAALAVHEPGRSFDQDVLEMTATARHARQGAVTVAARRAMTMAGPCEVGDVLGVVAGDFVVVGEDQFAVGTQVLDRLLGGGGELVTIVAGAEDPEGALATRCAGWVEEHHPAVDVVVYDGGQERYPLLVAVE comes from the coding sequence ATGGAGCAAGTGCCGGGCCACGGCGCCATCTCGCTCGCGGTCGTGCTGCGGTTCGTCGACATCGCGGTCGAGGCCCTCGCCGAGGCGCGCGAGGAGGTGGACGCGCTCAACGTCTACCCGGTGCCGGACGGCGACACGGGCACCAACATGTGGCTGACGGTCTCGGCGGCGCGCGACGCGCTGCGCGAGGCGACCGGTGGCGGGGACCCCGACGCCGACCTCGGCCCGGCCCTGGCGGCCCTGGCGCGCGGGGCGCTGCTCGGTGCCCGCGGCAACTCCGGGGTGATCTTCAGCGAGATGCTGGGGGCGATCGCCCGGCGGCTCGCGTCCGGCCGGGGCGGCGAGCGCAACGCCGCGGTCATGGCCGACGCGCTCCGGCACGCCAGCGACGCGGCGTACGCCGCGGTGGGGGAGCCGGTCGAGGGCACGATGCTCACCGTGGGTCGCGCCGCCGCCGAGGCGGCCGGGGAACGCGCTGCCCAGCCGGGTGCGCGCGCCCGCGACGTCTTCGCCGCCGCCGCGGAGGCGGCCCGCACCGCCCTCGCGCGTACGCCGGAGCAGCTGGCCGTGCTGCGCGACGCCGGCGTGGTCGATGCCGGCGGTCGCGGGCTGAGCGTGGTGCTCGACGCCGCCGAGACGGTCCTGACCGGCCGCCGGCCGGTGCCGGTGACCGCGCCCCTGGGCAGCCACCTGATCCCGCAGCCGGCCATGGTGCAGCACGAGCTGTCCCCGGACGGTCCGTCCTACGAGGTCATGTACCTGCTCGAGGCCGACGACGAGCACATCCCGCCGCTGCGCCGGTCGCTGGGCGCGCTCGGCGACTCGCTGGTGGTCGTCGGCGGCGAGGGGCTCTGGAACGTCCACGTCCACGTGGACGACGTCGGCGCCGCGATCGAGGCCGGCATCGAGGCCGGCCGGCCGCACCGGGTGCGCGTCACCCACTTCGCCGAGCAGGTCGCCGAGGCACGTCGCCGCACCCCCGCGCGCGCCGGGCGGAAGGTCGTGGCCGTCGCTGCCGGCCCGGGACTGGCCCGGTTGTTCGAGGAGGCCGGCGCGGTGGTCGTGCACGGCGGGCCGGGCCGCCGGCCGAGCACGGGGGAGCTGCTGGAGGCGATCACCTCCTGCGGCGCCTCCGAGGTCGTCGTGCTGCCCAACGACCACGACTCCGTGCGGGTCGCGCAGGTCGCGGCCAGCACCGCCGAGGGCGACGCCCAGGGCGGCCTGCGCGTGGCGGTCATCCCGACGCCCGCCCAGGTCTCGGGGCTGGCCGCGCTGGCGGTCCACGAGCCGGGCCGCTCCTTCGACCAGGACGTGCTCGAGATGACCGCGACCGCCCGGCACGCCCGCCAGGGGGCGGTCACCGTCGCGGCGCGCCGGGCGATGACGATGGCCGGCCCCTGCGAGGTCGGCGACGTCCTCGGCGTGGTGGCGGGCGACTTCGTGGTCGTCGGGGAGGACCAGTTCGCCGTGGGCACGCAGGTCCTCGACCGGCTGCTCGGCGGCGGCGGCGAGCTGGTGACGATCGTCGCCGGCGCCGAGGATCCCGAGGGCGCCCTCGCCACCCGGTGCGCCGGCTGGGTGGAGGAGCACCACCCCGCTGTCGACGTCGTGGTGTACGACGGTGGCCAGGAGCGGTACCCGCTCCTGGTGGCGGTCGAGTGA
- a CDS encoding ATP-dependent DNA helicase RecG, producing MITVETPVAAVLGDHKGKRAKIEERLGIRTVGDLLHHFPRRYVETKELTKVDELQPGEVITVVGEVVASDVRTYTDRRTGRTAYRLDTTLTTDGPRLRMSFFAKGRHVAEWNARRLAVGRRGLFVGGVNAFRGEWQLTNPKIVLFGEGPEGGPGGPDAEDVEAELDALGALYPIYPLTSGVESWDLQRAITFARSVVDEVPDLLPPDVRDEHGLLPARRALDWVHAPDDRRQVGAAMKRFRFEEALVTQLVLARRRRALRDLGARTRTGGEGALLAAFDARLPFELTAGQRTVGEEIERDLAEPHPMNRLLQGEVGSGKTLVALRAMLRVVDSGGQAALLAPTEVLAQQHHRSITAMLGDLAAGGMLGGAAEGTNVELLTGSMTKAQRTGPLSRLATGEAGIVIGTHALLEEHVSFFDLGLVVVDEQHRFGVEQRAALTDKAGTPPHVLVMTATPIPRTVAMTVFGDLETSTLTELPAGRAPIQTNVVPLAEHPGWMGRVWERVREEVAAGHQVYVVCPRIAGDELEQGGEDAPADDPGAPGEDTGEKAGEKAGEKKAARTGPPLAAVEEVVAELAAGPLADLRVQALHGRMHPEEKDRTMRAFAAGDVDVLVSTTVIEVGVDVANATTMVLLDADRFGVSQLHQLRGRVGRGGLPGLCLLVSRAEAGTPARERLDAVAGTTDGFELSRVDLEQRREGDVLGKNQSGYRSSLQNLRVLRDEETIVAARQAAETLLDRDPALAGAPELAAVVRDMELSVAGEYMEKS from the coding sequence GTGATCACCGTCGAGACGCCGGTCGCCGCCGTGCTGGGCGACCACAAGGGCAAGCGCGCCAAGATCGAGGAGAGGCTCGGCATCCGCACGGTCGGCGACCTGCTGCACCACTTCCCGCGGCGCTACGTCGAGACCAAGGAGCTCACCAAGGTCGACGAGCTGCAGCCCGGCGAGGTCATCACCGTGGTCGGCGAGGTCGTCGCCTCCGACGTCCGCACCTACACCGACCGGCGCACCGGCCGCACGGCGTACCGCCTGGACACGACGCTGACCACCGACGGCCCGCGGCTGCGGATGTCGTTCTTCGCCAAGGGCCGCCACGTCGCGGAGTGGAACGCCCGCCGCCTGGCGGTCGGCCGGCGCGGGCTGTTCGTCGGCGGCGTCAACGCCTTCCGTGGCGAGTGGCAGCTGACCAACCCCAAGATAGTGCTCTTCGGCGAGGGCCCCGAGGGCGGTCCCGGCGGGCCCGACGCCGAGGACGTCGAGGCCGAGCTGGACGCCCTGGGCGCGCTCTACCCGATCTACCCGCTCACCAGCGGGGTGGAGTCGTGGGACCTGCAGCGGGCGATCACCTTCGCGCGCAGCGTCGTCGACGAGGTGCCCGACCTCCTCCCGCCCGACGTCCGCGACGAGCACGGACTGCTGCCCGCCCGGCGGGCCCTGGACTGGGTGCACGCGCCCGACGACCGTCGCCAGGTCGGCGCGGCGATGAAGCGGTTCCGCTTCGAGGAGGCGCTGGTCACCCAGCTGGTCCTGGCCAGGCGCCGCCGGGCGCTGCGGGACCTCGGCGCCCGGACCCGCACCGGCGGCGAGGGCGCGCTGCTCGCGGCGTTCGACGCCCGGCTGCCCTTCGAGCTCACCGCCGGCCAGCGCACGGTGGGGGAGGAGATCGAGCGCGACCTCGCCGAGCCGCACCCGATGAACCGCCTCCTCCAGGGCGAGGTCGGCTCCGGCAAGACCCTGGTGGCGCTGCGGGCCATGCTCCGGGTCGTGGACTCCGGCGGGCAGGCGGCCCTGCTCGCGCCGACCGAGGTGCTCGCCCAGCAGCACCACCGCTCGATCACCGCCATGCTCGGCGACCTCGCCGCGGGCGGCATGCTCGGCGGCGCCGCGGAAGGCACGAACGTCGAGCTGCTCACCGGGTCGATGACCAAGGCCCAGCGCACCGGTCCGCTGTCCCGGCTGGCCACCGGCGAGGCGGGCATCGTGATCGGCACCCACGCGCTGCTCGAGGAGCACGTCTCGTTCTTCGACCTCGGCCTGGTCGTCGTCGACGAGCAGCACCGCTTCGGCGTGGAGCAGCGGGCCGCGCTGACCGACAAGGCCGGCACCCCGCCGCACGTGCTGGTCATGACCGCCACGCCGATCCCGCGCACCGTGGCGATGACGGTCTTCGGCGACCTGGAGACCTCGACGCTCACCGAGCTGCCGGCGGGCCGGGCACCGATCCAGACCAACGTCGTGCCGCTCGCCGAGCACCCCGGCTGGATGGGGCGGGTGTGGGAGCGGGTCCGCGAGGAGGTCGCCGCCGGCCACCAGGTGTACGTCGTGTGCCCGCGCATCGCGGGCGACGAGCTCGAGCAGGGCGGCGAGGACGCACCCGCCGACGACCCCGGGGCGCCGGGGGAGGACACAGGTGAGAAGGCGGGGGAGAAGGCGGGGGAGAAGAAGGCCGCCCGCACCGGACCGCCCCTGGCGGCCGTGGAGGAGGTCGTCGCGGAGCTCGCCGCCGGCCCGCTCGCCGACCTCCGCGTCCAGGCGCTGCACGGCCGGATGCACCCGGAGGAGAAGGACCGCACGATGCGCGCCTTCGCCGCGGGCGACGTCGACGTGCTGGTCTCGACCACGGTCATCGAGGTGGGCGTCGACGTCGCCAACGCGACCACGATGGTGCTGCTCGACGCCGACCGGTTCGGGGTCTCCCAGCTGCACCAGCTGCGTGGTCGCGTCGGCCGCGGCGGGCTGCCGGGGCTGTGCCTGCTGGTCTCGCGCGCCGAGGCCGGCACACCGGCGCGCGAGCGGCTCGACGCCGTCGCCGGGACCACCGACGGCTTCGAGCTGAGCCGGGTGGACCTGGAGCAGCGCCGCGAGGGCGACGTGCTGGGCAAGAACCAGTCCGGCTACCGCTCGAGCCTCCAGAACCTCCGCGTGCTCCGGGACGAGGAGACCATCGTGGCGGCGCGGCAGGCCGCCGAGACGCTGCTGGACCGCGACCCCGCGCTGGCCGGTGCACCCGAGCTGGCCGCGGTCGTGCGGGACATGGAGCTCTCGGTGGCCGGCGAGTACATGGAGAAGTCGTGA
- the rsmD gene encoding 16S rRNA (guanine(966)-N(2))-methyltransferase RsmD, producing the protein MTRIIGGSAGGRRLATPRGAATRPTSDRVREALFSAVESWCGSLHGLRFLDLYAGSGAVGLEAWSRGAGVVTLVEQDRRTAALVRENARTIGFPRADVVAAAVGTTLHRAPAAPYDVVFTDPPYPLDEAGLARDLLALVEHGWLVPDALVVVERSVRSPEPTWPDGIEPVRERRYGETVLWYGRAARPTDDPPAGDDPAED; encoded by the coding sequence GTGACGAGGATCATCGGCGGGTCCGCCGGCGGGCGGCGGCTGGCCACCCCCCGCGGGGCCGCAACCAGGCCCACCAGCGACCGGGTCCGCGAGGCGCTGTTCTCCGCCGTGGAGTCCTGGTGCGGCTCGCTGCACGGCCTGCGCTTCCTCGACCTGTACGCCGGCTCCGGCGCGGTGGGCCTGGAGGCGTGGTCCCGAGGCGCCGGGGTGGTCACGCTGGTCGAGCAGGACCGTCGCACGGCCGCCCTCGTCCGCGAGAACGCCCGGACCATCGGCTTCCCCCGGGCCGACGTCGTCGCGGCCGCGGTCGGCACGACGCTGCACCGGGCGCCGGCCGCGCCGTACGACGTGGTCTTCACCGACCCGCCGTACCCCCTGGACGAGGCGGGCCTGGCCCGCGACCTGCTCGCCCTGGTCGAGCACGGGTGGCTCGTCCCCGACGCGCTGGTCGTCGTCGAGCGGTCCGTGCGCAGCCCCGAGCCGACCTGGCCCGACGGCATCGAGCCGGTCCGGGAGCGCCGCTACGGGGAGACCGTGCTCTGGTACGGTCGCGCCGCCCGACCCACCGACGACCCTCCCGCCGGCGACGACCCGGCCGAGGACTAG
- the coaD gene encoding pantetheine-phosphate adenylyltransferase gives MRRAVCPGSFDPVTHGHLDIVRRASVLFDEVVVAVGVNASKNRLFEAEERISMLEQACAGWDNVRVDGFTGLLTTYCQENDAVAVVKGLRGAGDFEYELPMAHMNTSLTGVDTVFVPTSPEWSFLSSSLVKEVATYGGDVSAFVPAPVLERLTARLAERRAARA, from the coding sequence GTGCGCCGAGCCGTCTGCCCGGGGTCCTTCGACCCCGTCACCCACGGCCACCTCGACATCGTCCGACGCGCCTCGGTGCTCTTCGACGAGGTCGTCGTCGCGGTCGGGGTCAACGCGTCGAAGAACCGGCTCTTCGAGGCCGAGGAGCGGATCTCGATGCTCGAGCAGGCCTGCGCCGGCTGGGACAACGTCCGCGTCGACGGCTTCACCGGCCTGCTCACGACGTACTGCCAGGAGAACGACGCCGTCGCCGTCGTCAAGGGCCTGCGGGGTGCGGGCGACTTCGAGTACGAGCTGCCGATGGCGCACATGAACACCTCGCTCACCGGCGTCGACACCGTCTTCGTCCCCACCAGCCCGGAGTGGTCCTTCCTCTCCAGCAGCCTGGTCAAGGAGGTCGCGACGTACGGCGGCGACGTCTCGGCGTTCGTGCCGGCACCCGTGCTGGAGCGGCTCACCGCGCGGCTGGCCGAACGGCGTGCCGCCCGTGCCTGA
- a CDS encoding DUF177 domain-containing protein has product MLDTRELGRRPGSQRQVTRTVPAPPDLGIEVLKVPEGSPVELDLRLEAVMEGVLVTGTARAVLEGECARCLEPIEDDTEVTFQELFVYDDPAHQGDSEDDEVSKLEDDLLDLEPLLRDAVVLALPFQPLCEDDCPGLCTECGARLAEDPDHSHEAPVDPRWAGLAALQDQDSQDS; this is encoded by the coding sequence GTGCTCGACACCCGCGAGCTCGGCCGCCGCCCGGGGTCCCAGCGACAGGTGACGCGGACGGTGCCGGCACCGCCAGATCTAGGCATCGAAGTCCTCAAGGTCCCCGAGGGGTCGCCGGTCGAGCTCGACCTGCGCCTCGAGGCGGTCATGGAGGGCGTGCTGGTGACGGGCACGGCGCGAGCCGTGCTCGAGGGCGAGTGCGCACGGTGCCTGGAACCGATCGAGGACGACACCGAGGTCACGTTCCAGGAGCTGTTCGTCTACGACGACCCTGCCCACCAGGGCGACTCCGAGGACGACGAGGTCAGCAAGCTCGAGGACGACCTGCTCGACCTCGAGCCGCTGCTGCGGGACGCGGTGGTGCTCGCACTGCCGTTCCAGCCCTTGTGCGAGGACGACTGTCCTGGCCTGTGCACCGAGTGCGGTGCACGCCTGGCCGAGGACCCCGACCACTCGCACGAGGCGCCGGTCGACCCGCGGTGGGCGGGCCTCGCGGCCCTGCAGGACCAGGACTCCCAGGACAGCTGA
- the rpmF gene encoding 50S ribosomal protein L32, with product MAVPKRKMSRSNTRHRRSAWKAVAPTLVTCANPACGAKHLPHRACGECGQYGARADRRQVI from the coding sequence GTGGCAGTCCCGAAGCGGAAGATGTCGCGCAGCAACACGCGTCACCGTCGGTCGGCCTGGAAGGCCGTCGCGCCCACCCTGGTGACCTGCGCGAACCCCGCCTGCGGTGCCAAGCACCTCCCGCACCGTGCGTGCGGCGAGTGCGGCCAGTACGGCGCTCGCGCCGACCGTCGTCAGGTCATCTGA
- the rnc gene encoding ribonuclease III, protein MTNYSELRAALGDPELDPELLERALTHRSYAYENGGLPTNERLEFLGDSVLGVVVTETLYTTHPDLSEGRLAKLRAAVVNARALAEVGRAIGLGDHVKLGRGEESTGGRGKASILSDTVEAVIGAVHLSGGGFETSARVVHLLFDPLIEAASAMGAGLDWKTSLQELAAEHALGVPEYVIEDEGPDHQKTFTAQVRVGDKLYGNGVGRSKKEAEQAAAETAYGEIATALGVTDPAADAATSTATSTATSASQHSA, encoded by the coding sequence CTGACCAACTACAGCGAGCTGCGCGCGGCGCTCGGGGATCCGGAGCTGGACCCCGAGCTGCTGGAGCGTGCGCTCACGCACCGTTCCTACGCGTACGAGAACGGCGGCCTGCCGACCAACGAGCGCCTGGAGTTCCTGGGTGACTCGGTGCTCGGCGTCGTCGTGACCGAGACGCTCTACACGACCCACCCCGACCTCTCCGAGGGTCGGCTGGCCAAGCTCCGCGCCGCGGTCGTCAACGCCCGCGCGCTGGCCGAGGTGGGTCGGGCCATCGGCCTGGGCGACCACGTGAAGCTCGGTCGTGGCGAGGAGTCGACGGGCGGTCGGGGCAAGGCCTCGATCCTCTCCGACACCGTCGAGGCGGTCATCGGGGCCGTCCACCTCTCCGGTGGCGGCTTCGAGACCTCCGCCCGCGTCGTCCACCTCCTCTTCGACCCGCTCATCGAGGCCGCCTCGGCCATGGGCGCGGGCCTGGACTGGAAGACCTCGCTGCAGGAGCTCGCCGCCGAGCACGCCCTCGGGGTCCCCGAGTACGTCATCGAGGACGAGGGCCCCGACCACCAGAAGACCTTCACCGCGCAGGTCCGGGTCGGCGACAAGCTCTACGGCAACGGCGTGGGCCGCTCCAAGAAGGAGGCCGAGCAGGCCGCCGCGGAGACGGCGTACGGCGAGATCGCCACCGCCCTGGGCGTCACGGACCCGGCGGCCGACGCCGCCACGAGCACCGCCACGAGCACCGCCACCAGCGCCTCCCAGCACTCCGCCTGA
- the mutM gene encoding bifunctional DNA-formamidopyrimidine glycosylase/DNA-(apurinic or apyrimidinic site) lyase, whose translation MPELPEVEVVRAGLERHVLGATITRVDVLHPRPVRRDPRGPEGFAQALAGRRIVAARRRGKYLWLPLDDGDALMAHLGMSGQLLVQPPDAPAERHLRVRLALDGADEGRELRFVDQRMFGGLSVSAGGAGLPPEIAHIARDPLDEQFDLDDVVRRVRRRTSGVKRLLLDQNLVSGVGNIYADEALWRARLHGERPGDRLTGPQVRELLGHVRDVMTDALAQGGTSFDALYVNVNGESGYFDRSLHAYGREGEPCDRCGTPIRRVAFMNRSSYFCPRCQPAPRRRRPVPAGAPPVVPVPD comes from the coding sequence GTGCCGGAGCTGCCCGAGGTCGAGGTCGTCCGCGCCGGCCTCGAGCGGCACGTGCTCGGCGCGACGATCACCCGCGTCGACGTCCTCCACCCGCGACCGGTGCGCCGCGACCCCCGCGGGCCGGAGGGCTTCGCCCAGGCGCTGGCGGGGCGCCGCATCGTCGCCGCCCGCCGGCGCGGGAAGTACCTCTGGCTGCCGCTCGACGACGGCGACGCGCTGATGGCGCACCTCGGCATGAGCGGGCAGCTGCTGGTGCAGCCGCCCGACGCGCCGGCCGAGCGGCACCTGCGGGTGCGGCTGGCGCTCGACGGCGCGGACGAGGGGCGCGAGCTGCGGTTCGTCGACCAGCGGATGTTCGGCGGCCTCTCGGTCTCGGCCGGCGGCGCCGGGCTGCCGCCCGAGATCGCCCACATCGCCCGCGACCCGCTCGACGAGCAGTTCGACCTCGACGACGTCGTACGTCGCGTGCGGCGCCGGACCTCGGGCGTCAAGCGGCTGCTGCTGGACCAGAACCTCGTCTCGGGCGTCGGCAACATCTACGCCGACGAGGCGCTGTGGCGCGCGCGCCTGCACGGCGAGCGCCCGGGGGACCGGCTGACGGGTCCGCAGGTGCGCGAGCTCCTCGGCCACGTGCGCGACGTGATGACCGACGCGCTCGCCCAGGGCGGGACGTCGTTCGACGCGCTGTACGTCAACGTCAACGGCGAGTCCGGCTACTTCGACCGCTCGCTGCACGCCTACGGCCGCGAGGGGGAGCCGTGCGACCGGTGCGGGACGCCCATCCGCCGGGTGGCGTTCATGAACCGCTCGTCGTACTTCTGCCCGCGCTGCCAGCCGGCGCCGCGCCGGCGACGCCCGGTGCCGGCGGGTGCCCCGCCGGTGGTGCCCGTCCCGGATTGA